One genomic window of Prosthecobacter algae includes the following:
- a CDS encoding dicarboxylate/amino acid:cation symporter produces MHPEPVAPSRTPWYRVLYIQVLIAVAVGIAIGHFFPEHGKALEPLSKGFISLIKMMIAPIIFCTVVHGIASIGDVKKLGRVGGKTLLYFEIVSTLALVIGLIVVNTLRPGDGFNADLTTLDAKDVETVQGYAGQAKNLSTTAFLLGIIPKTFVSAFTEGNLLQVVFVALLAAFAIAGLGERGKPVLHVVDQASDLFFGIMRIVIKVAPLGALGAMAHTIGSYGIGSLQQLLKLMLGFYLTSALFVVVVLGLIARVAGFSIFRFLIYIKEELLVVLGTSSSETVLPQMIQKLRGLGCAPSTVGLVIPTGYSFNLDGTNIYMVMGAVFLAQATNTPMDLSQQIALLAVAMVTSKGASGVTGAGFITLAATLAAVPSVPVEAMALILGIDRFMSECRSLTNLVGNGVATVVISRWEGEVSAEALQANLREPIPPPPPNA; encoded by the coding sequence ATGCATCCTGAACCCGTCGCCCCCTCACGCACTCCCTGGTACCGGGTCCTGTACATCCAGGTGCTCATCGCTGTGGCGGTCGGTATTGCCATCGGCCACTTTTTCCCGGAGCACGGGAAGGCCCTGGAGCCCCTGAGCAAAGGTTTCATCAGCCTGATCAAGATGATGATCGCTCCGATCATCTTTTGCACCGTCGTCCACGGCATCGCCTCCATTGGCGATGTGAAAAAGCTGGGACGGGTGGGCGGTAAGACCTTGCTATATTTTGAGATCGTTTCCACGCTGGCCCTGGTCATCGGCCTCATCGTGGTGAACACGCTGCGGCCCGGAGACGGCTTCAATGCGGACCTGACCACCCTGGATGCCAAGGATGTGGAGACCGTGCAGGGGTATGCTGGACAGGCCAAGAACCTGAGCACCACGGCCTTTTTGCTGGGCATCATCCCGAAGACTTTTGTCAGTGCCTTTACTGAGGGGAACCTGCTGCAGGTGGTTTTTGTGGCCTTGCTGGCGGCCTTTGCCATCGCGGGCCTGGGTGAACGCGGTAAGCCCGTGCTGCATGTGGTGGATCAGGCCAGCGACCTGTTCTTCGGCATCATGCGCATCGTCATCAAAGTGGCACCTTTGGGGGCCCTGGGGGCGATGGCGCATACCATTGGCAGTTATGGCATCGGCTCATTGCAGCAGTTGCTGAAGCTGATGCTGGGTTTTTACCTCACCTCGGCGCTGTTTGTGGTGGTGGTGCTGGGGCTCATCGCACGGGTGGCTGGTTTTTCCATTTTCAGGTTTCTCATTTACATCAAAGAAGAACTCCTGGTGGTGCTGGGTACCAGTTCCTCTGAAACGGTGCTGCCCCAGATGATCCAGAAACTGCGTGGCCTGGGCTGTGCCCCCTCCACGGTGGGGCTGGTGATCCCCACCGGTTACAGTTTTAACCTGGACGGCACCAACATCTACATGGTGATGGGGGCGGTGTTCCTGGCCCAGGCGACGAATACACCGATGGATCTCAGCCAGCAGATCGCCCTGCTGGCTGTCGCGATGGTGACTTCCAAGGGAGCCAGCGGGGTGACCGGAGCGGGCTTCATCACACTGGCAGCCACACTGGCGGCTGTGCCGAGCGTACCCGTGGAAGCGATGGCACTGATTCTGGGTATCGATCGATTCATGAGCGAGTGCCGGTCCCTGACCAATCTGGTGGGCAATGGCGTGGCCACAGTGGTCATCAGCCGCTGGGAGGGCGAGGTGTCCGCCGAGGCGCTACAGGCGAATTTACGGGAACCAATTCCCCCGCCGCCGCCGAATGCATAA
- a CDS encoding single-stranded DNA-binding protein, which translates to MASLNKVMLIGNLTRDPEVRYTPKGSAVCDMAIAVNRRYLTESGERQEEVTYLDIVLWGKQAELAGQFLAKGRSVFIEGRLQMDTWEDKATGQKRSKIKIVAENMQFLDSKGGAPGGGGGGGGGNYAGDDEGYSAPAPQQRRPAGGGGGYGGGGNSGGGGGGGYQRPAAQQQRPPQRQAPAQQDDFGEGPITDGMEDDDIPF; encoded by the coding sequence ATGGCCTCGCTCAATAAAGTCATGCTCATCGGCAATCTCACCCGCGACCCGGAGGTGCGTTACACCCCCAAGGGAAGTGCGGTCTGTGACATGGCCATTGCCGTCAATCGGCGTTACCTCACGGAAAGTGGCGAACGCCAGGAAGAAGTGACTTATTTGGACATCGTCCTCTGGGGCAAGCAGGCCGAGCTGGCAGGCCAGTTCCTGGCGAAAGGCCGCTCCGTCTTCATCGAAGGCCGTCTGCAGATGGATACCTGGGAAGACAAGGCCACGGGCCAAAAGCGCAGCAAGATCAAGATCGTGGCCGAGAACATGCAGTTCCTCGACAGCAAAGGCGGTGCCCCCGGAGGGGGTGGCGGCGGCGGTGGTGGAAACTATGCAGGCGATGACGAGGGCTACAGCGCCCCGGCACCCCAGCAGCGTCGCCCCGCAGGTGGCGGTGGTGGTTACGGTGGCGGCGGCAACTCGGGAGGAGGAGGCGGTGGTGGTTACCAGCGCCCAGCCGCACAGCAGCAGCGCCCTCCACAACGCCAGGCCCCGGCCCAGCAGGACGACTTCGGCGAAGGTCCCATCACCGATGGGATGGAAGACGACGACATTCCGTTTTGA
- a CDS encoding Gfo/Idh/MocA family protein, producing the protein MAARHLRYTIALIMALTAMLSPHFLMAENLRIGIVGLDSSHSEQFTLRLNDPANPSHIPGARVVAAYAGGSPDLPESANRVAGFTATLKDKYGVQILGSITEVCAAVDAVMILSVDGRPHLAQVREVLLSGKPFFLDKPVAASLKDIVEIYKAAEAAKVPFFSASAMRWYPGVIEVATAETTPALAAISYGPAPILPFHPDLYFYGIHPAEALFTVMGSGCLEVRRTASAASSVVTGRWEGDRLGTLHAIHALPMGSPNYKLTRFGQKGVVEQKNQGDYTPLLREIIKFFQSRQPPVTRAQTLEIYAFLEAAEQSKSQNGKPISLRDVLRKAGAPEEWLPEAPPAPKS; encoded by the coding sequence ATGGCCGCCCGTCACCTCAGGTACACGATTGCGCTCATCATGGCTCTTACAGCCATGCTATCGCCCCATTTCCTCATGGCAGAAAACCTACGCATCGGCATCGTCGGCCTGGATTCTTCCCATAGCGAGCAGTTTACCCTGCGGCTGAATGACCCTGCCAATCCCAGCCACATCCCTGGCGCACGTGTGGTGGCGGCCTATGCGGGAGGCAGCCCAGACCTGCCTGAAAGCGCCAACCGTGTGGCGGGCTTTACGGCGACCCTGAAGGACAAATATGGGGTGCAGATCCTGGGCAGCATCACCGAGGTCTGTGCCGCCGTGGATGCGGTGATGATCCTGAGCGTGGATGGCCGCCCACACCTGGCCCAGGTGCGCGAGGTGCTGCTGTCTGGCAAACCTTTCTTCCTCGACAAACCGGTGGCTGCGAGCCTGAAGGACATCGTGGAAATCTACAAGGCAGCCGAAGCTGCCAAGGTGCCGTTTTTCAGTGCCTCGGCCATGCGCTGGTACCCTGGCGTGATTGAGGTGGCCACGGCGGAAACCACCCCTGCCCTGGCGGCCATCTCTTATGGCCCGGCCCCCATTCTGCCCTTTCATCCGGACCTTTACTTCTATGGCATTCACCCGGCGGAGGCCCTGTTCACCGTCATGGGCAGCGGCTGCCTGGAAGTGCGCCGCACCGCCAGTGCTGCCAGTTCCGTGGTCACAGGCCGGTGGGAAGGAGATCGCCTGGGCACCCTGCATGCCATCCATGCCCTGCCCATGGGATCCCCCAACTACAAGCTGACCCGCTTTGGACAAAAAGGCGTTGTCGAACAAAAAAACCAGGGGGACTACACCCCACTCCTGCGCGAGATCATCAAGTTTTTCCAGTCCCGGCAGCCGCCTGTCACCCGGGCACAGACCCTGGAAATCTATGCCTTTTTAGAAGCGGCTGAACAGAGCAAAAGCCAAAACGGCAAGCCGATCTCCCTGCGGGATGTCCTCCGCAAGGCCGGAGCTCCTGAAGAATGGCTGCCCGAGGCACCTCCAGCGCCCAAAAGCTAG